From Aythya fuligula isolate bAytFul2 chromosome 20, bAytFul2.pri, whole genome shotgun sequence, a single genomic window includes:
- the LOC116497278 gene encoding protein spinster homolog 3-like produces the protein MVAAPFFGYLGDRYNRKIILGAGIFFWSVVTLGTSFISESYHWMFFLSRGLVGIGTASYSTVAPTIIADQFDEGKRTTMLSVFYICIPVGSGLGYVLASSMANVTGDWHWAFRVTPCLGGIALVLLIKLVPHKIQRRTEAHRALSISGTIRVAAEKPGVQRSAKTTWWQDVISLAKNCSFVWSSLGLTAMAFVTGALGMWVPMFLYRAQVVQGTVSPCIEKSCNSSNSLIFGGITIGTGILGVVAGAEAARRLRKINNRADPLICATSMFVSALCLFIALMMAQRSITSTFIFIAFGELFLSVNWAVVTDILLYVVTPRRQSTAIALQILVSHLLGDAGSPYLVGTISSVIQANNNHSVQWSFRSLQYSFIICVFVGVIGGGFFLLTSFYVEDDRKEAEKR, from the exons ATGGTGGCTGCCCCCTTCTTTGGATACCTTGGTGACCGGTACAACAGGAAAATCATCCTTGGAGCTGGTATTTTCTTCTGGTCTGTTGTAACATTAGGAACCTCATTCATCAGTGAATCG TATCACTGGATGTTCTTTCTTTCACGGGGACTAGTTGGCATTGGCACGGCCAGTTATTCCACAGTAGCACCTACCATCATTGCAGACCAATTTGATGAGGGAAAAAGGACCACAATGTTATCTGTCTTCTATATCTGCATTCCAGTGGGAAG TGGTCTTGGTTATGTCCTAGCATCCAGCATGGCAAATGTCACAGGTGACTGGCACTGGGCATTCCGG GTAACTCCTTGCCTGGGAGGTATAGCACTGGTTCTTCTGATTAAACTGGTCCCTCACAAGATCCAGAGAAGGACAGAAGCACACAGAGCATTGAGCATCTCTGGCACAATACGAGTAGCAGCTGAAAAACCTGGTGTCCAGAGATCTGCCAAGACTACTTGGTGGCAAGATGTCATATCACTTGCCAAGAA TTGCAGTTTTGTCTGGTCCTCGCTGGGTTTGACTGCCATGGCCTTTGTTACTGGAGCACTGGGAATGTGGGTACCGATGTTTCTTTACAGGGCTCAGGTTGTCCAGGGCACTGTATCACCATGCATCGAAAAATCATGCAATTCATCTAACAG CCTTATATTTGGAGGCATCACCATTGGGACAGGAATCTTGGGTGTTGTTGCTGGGGCAGAAGCTGCAAGAAGATTAAGGAAGATAAACAACAGAGCTGATCCTCTGATCTGTGCCACAAGCatgtttgtttctgctctgtgcttgttCATAGCACTGATGATGGCCCAGAGGAGCATCACTTCCACTTTT atttttattgcatttggaGAACTATTTTTATCTGTAAACTGGGCTGTTGTGACAGACATACTGCTG tatgTTGTGACACCGAGGCGGCAGTCTACAGCTATTGCCCTGCAGATTTTGGTGAGCCATTTGCTGGGAGATGCAGGCAGCCCATATCTTGTTGGGACT ATCTCCAGTGTTATTCAGGCCAACAACAATCACTCAGTCCAGTGGAGTTTCAGGAGCCTGCAGTACAGCTTCatcatctgtgtttttgttggtgtCATTGGAGGAGGTTTTTTCCTGCTGACATCTTTCTACGTTGAAGACGATCGTAAGGAAGCAGAGAAGCGATAA